A window from Mycolicibacterium tokaiense encodes these proteins:
- a CDS encoding cation:proton antiporter domain-containing protein, which produces MTTEAAFVLTLMVLGYAVVSGLVTRWYVAPALIFIVAGVLLGPDGAGVIEIGADTGTFTVVAQLALTVILFNQAAELDLRSILRRGHDSFRLIVIGIPLTIGLGTATALLILPVMPVWEAVCLAAIVAPLEVSLIEALLEDRRIPERVRHALAMESGCYDGFALAALFAALALASDRSAEESWGWFLFRAEVLSLAAGAVVGGVGALLIARSYQRDWIGDTWAQLATLAVALLCFQVGEMFHGSGFVAAFAGGLACAVVAQRTRAEVPTKVSDAAGHLLELLVFAMFGAAAVIVGWRDADWRVVLFAVLAVFAVRMVAVWFALLRTDVPTRSRLFLGWFGPRGIGTLVLGLLVVQEGAIEQVDLITQTVVVAVTLSLVVHSATAPLGIRLVQPDRLAHR; this is translated from the coding sequence ATGACCACAGAGGCCGCCTTCGTCCTGACACTGATGGTGCTGGGGTACGCCGTGGTGTCCGGTTTGGTGACGCGCTGGTACGTGGCGCCCGCGCTGATCTTCATCGTCGCCGGCGTACTCCTGGGGCCCGATGGTGCGGGCGTCATCGAAATCGGCGCGGACACGGGCACCTTCACCGTGGTGGCCCAGCTGGCGCTGACGGTCATCCTGTTCAATCAGGCCGCCGAGCTGGACCTGCGCTCCATTCTGCGGCGCGGGCACGACAGTTTCCGGCTGATCGTGATCGGCATCCCGCTCACCATCGGGCTGGGGACGGCCACGGCCTTGCTGATCCTGCCGGTGATGCCGGTGTGGGAGGCGGTGTGTCTTGCTGCCATCGTGGCCCCGCTGGAAGTGAGCCTGATCGAGGCACTGCTGGAGGACCGTCGCATACCGGAACGGGTACGCCACGCGCTGGCCATGGAGAGTGGATGCTATGACGGGTTCGCGCTCGCTGCGCTGTTCGCGGCGCTGGCGCTGGCTTCCGACCGCTCGGCGGAAGAGAGCTGGGGCTGGTTCCTGTTCCGCGCCGAGGTGCTGTCGCTGGCCGCGGGTGCGGTGGTGGGCGGCGTCGGTGCGCTGTTGATCGCCCGGTCCTATCAACGTGACTGGATCGGTGACACCTGGGCCCAGCTCGCCACGCTGGCGGTGGCGCTGCTGTGCTTCCAGGTGGGTGAGATGTTCCATGGCAGCGGGTTTGTCGCGGCCTTCGCCGGCGGGCTGGCCTGCGCGGTGGTGGCGCAGCGGACCCGCGCGGAGGTGCCCACGAAGGTCTCCGACGCCGCCGGGCACCTGCTGGAGTTGCTGGTGTTCGCCATGTTCGGCGCGGCCGCGGTGATCGTGGGCTGGCGCGACGCGGACTGGCGGGTGGTGCTGTTCGCGGTGCTGGCAGTGTTCGCCGTCCGCATGGTCGCGGTGTGGTTCGCGCTGCTGCGCACCGATGTCCCCACCCGCAGCCGACTGTTCCTGGGCTGGTTCGGCCCCCGCGGCATCGGCACGCTGGTGCTGGGTCTGCTGGTGGTGCAGGAGGGAGCCATCGAACAGGTGGACCTGATCACTCAAACGGTCGTCGTCGCCGTCACGCTGAGCCTGGTGGTGCACAGCGCCACCGCCCCGCTGGGAATCCGGCTGGTACAGCCGGACCGGTTGGCCCATCGCTGA
- a CDS encoding aromatic ring-hydroxylating oxygenase subunit alpha, which yields MNEIPPLVRDVLDRLGLPEADVTTARTMPTEVYTSEEFYEFEKEAIFAKEWLCLGHVSQIPEVGDFFSITVGDEPLIVTRDTDGAVRVMSSICQHRGYPVVDASEVGNTKQFRCPYHYWAYGLDGGLVAAPEMKETCPISELRTETALPNLKVEIWYGMIFANMDIEAAPLAEQLIKLAPEMEIYDVANLEITAPQEFPGLPWNWKGMHENALEPYHTSFVHMGYHEVAPASMAEFVQFEDSDNVIMHPTNYRHMDAGFNPTGKAILPILPGLDDLRRSRIMFASVLPTVFFALSPEQVFYFLITPEGANKMTLRVAWLFPASTKKAPGFDWAFEMQNAVNQVINDQDMVTNERMQNGQRSRYAKRGRYSWQETTLPQVNRWLALRYQAHAKSLSADA from the coding sequence GTGAATGAAATCCCGCCCCTGGTGCGTGACGTTCTGGACCGCCTCGGCTTGCCCGAAGCCGACGTCACCACCGCCCGCACCATGCCCACGGAGGTCTACACCTCCGAGGAATTCTACGAATTCGAAAAAGAAGCCATCTTCGCCAAGGAGTGGCTGTGCCTCGGCCATGTCAGCCAGATACCCGAGGTGGGTGATTTCTTCTCCATCACCGTCGGCGATGAACCGCTGATCGTCACCCGCGACACCGACGGCGCGGTCCGGGTGATGTCATCGATCTGCCAGCATCGCGGCTACCCCGTGGTGGACGCCAGCGAAGTAGGCAACACCAAGCAGTTCCGCTGTCCCTATCACTACTGGGCGTACGGACTGGACGGTGGACTGGTGGCGGCACCGGAAATGAAAGAAACCTGCCCCATCTCCGAACTGCGCACGGAGACAGCACTTCCCAATCTCAAAGTGGAGATCTGGTACGGCATGATCTTCGCCAACATGGACATCGAGGCGGCGCCGCTGGCCGAACAATTGATAAAACTGGCCCCCGAGATGGAGATCTACGACGTTGCCAACCTCGAGATCACTGCGCCTCAGGAATTCCCCGGTCTCCCGTGGAACTGGAAGGGTATGCACGAGAACGCACTCGAGCCGTATCACACCTCCTTCGTGCACATGGGCTACCACGAAGTGGCCCCGGCGTCGATGGCCGAGTTCGTCCAGTTCGAGGACTCCGACAACGTCATCATGCACCCCACCAACTACCGCCACATGGACGCCGGTTTCAATCCCACCGGCAAAGCCATCCTGCCGATCCTTCCCGGTCTCGACGATCTGCGTCGCAGCCGCATCATGTTCGCCTCGGTGCTGCCGACGGTGTTCTTCGCGCTGAGCCCCGAGCAGGTGTTCTATTTCCTGATCACCCCGGAGGGCGCCAACAAGATGACGCTGCGGGTGGCCTGGCTCTTTCCGGCTTCCACCAAGAAGGCCCCCGGGTTCGACTGGGCTTTCGAGATGCAGAACGCCGTCAACCAGGTGATCAACGACCAAGACATGGTTACCAACGAGCGGATGCAGAACGGGCAGCGCTCCCGCTACGCCAAGCGCGGCCGCTACAGCTGGCAGGAAACCACTCTGCCGCAGGTCAATCGGTGGCTTGCGTTGCGCTACCAGGCGCACGCCAAGTCGTTGTCGGCCGACGCATGA
- a CDS encoding cupin domain-containing protein produces MPEHIVGVTVGDTVTYPSGCSVVDSGLVADNSAAAGGGSGSLARGSAASAGGMWMGVSKLPPGHSSVPHHHADQTSLVCIVGGAMRFRVHGPDGIEEFSASAGQIAVIPGGLVHEEFNDLAVECLCVVTRNSEKPTVCNV; encoded by the coding sequence ATGCCAGAGCACATTGTCGGTGTCACCGTCGGTGACACGGTCACCTATCCCAGTGGTTGCAGCGTCGTCGATTCCGGACTCGTTGCGGACAACTCCGCAGCTGCCGGCGGCGGTTCGGGATCCCTGGCGCGCGGATCGGCCGCGTCGGCGGGTGGGATGTGGATGGGGGTGAGCAAGCTTCCCCCCGGCCATTCATCCGTGCCGCACCATCACGCCGATCAGACGTCACTGGTGTGCATCGTCGGCGGCGCCATGCGTTTTCGGGTGCACGGTCCTGACGGCATCGAGGAGTTCTCCGCCTCCGCCGGCCAGATTGCCGTGATCCCAGGCGGTCTGGTGCACGAAGAGTTCAACGACCTGGCCGTCGAGTGTCTCTGCGTGGTGACCCGTAACAGCGAGAAGCCGACTGTCTGCAACGTGTAG
- a CDS encoding dienelactone hydrolase family protein — protein MSAPVADLSGWACAPFTGEGFTYDVYRKGDGPGVVLIPEMPGLHPGVLALGNHLVDNGFTVAAPSLFGTPGAPALHPSAVPTLVRGCIAKEFAAFATNKERPVARFLRALARDLNASTPGKGVGVIGQCFTGGFALAAAVDESVLAPVLSQPSLPLPLTPRQRRDAGVSERELEIISQRATTEGLCALGLRFSEDWMSPGDRFVTLKKRLGDAFEVIEINSAPGNSGGFSRAAHSVLTDQVRESDGHPAYEARKRVVEFLTERLVS, from the coding sequence ATGAGCGCACCCGTTGCCGACCTGTCCGGCTGGGCGTGCGCGCCGTTCACCGGCGAGGGATTCACCTACGACGTCTACCGCAAGGGTGACGGCCCCGGCGTGGTCCTGATCCCCGAGATGCCCGGCCTGCACCCCGGTGTGCTGGCGCTGGGTAACCATCTGGTCGACAACGGCTTCACGGTGGCAGCGCCGTCGCTGTTCGGCACCCCCGGTGCACCGGCGCTGCACCCGTCGGCGGTACCCACCTTGGTGCGCGGCTGCATCGCCAAGGAGTTCGCGGCGTTCGCCACGAACAAGGAGCGGCCGGTGGCCAGGTTCCTGCGCGCGCTGGCCCGCGACCTGAACGCCAGCACGCCCGGTAAGGGCGTCGGGGTGATCGGGCAGTGCTTCACCGGGGGCTTCGCGTTGGCGGCCGCGGTGGACGAGAGTGTGCTCGCGCCGGTGCTCAGCCAGCCGTCGCTGCCGCTGCCGCTGACTCCACGGCAGCGGCGCGATGCCGGGGTCTCCGAACGCGAGTTGGAGATCATCTCCCAGCGCGCAACCACCGAAGGGCTCTGTGCGCTGGGTCTGCGATTCAGTGAGGACTGGATGAGCCCGGGCGATCGGTTCGTGACGTTGAAGAAGCGGCTCGGCGACGCCTTTGAGGTCATCGAGATCAATTCCGCGCCAGGCAATTCCGGAGGCTTCTCCAGGGCTGCGCATTCGGTGCTCACCGACCAGGTGCGTGAGAGTGACGGTCACCCGGCCTATGAGGCGCGCAAGCGGGTGGTGGAGTTCCTCACCGAGCGTCTGGTCAGCTGA
- a CDS encoding DUF732 domain-containing protein: MRWALALSGALAAAAIGTAPAASADQIGYLVNVTVKPGYNFPNADAALKYGYLLCDRIRGGEPYPMLAQSIKDYFRTDEYGASYLLSQATGELCPAQIWALRQSAAGYTPQP; encoded by the coding sequence ATGAGGTGGGCGCTGGCGTTGAGTGGAGCACTGGCTGCGGCGGCCATCGGGACGGCGCCCGCCGCCTCGGCGGATCAGATCGGCTACCTGGTCAATGTCACCGTCAAGCCCGGCTACAACTTCCCCAATGCCGATGCCGCCCTGAAGTACGGCTATCTGTTGTGTGACCGGATCCGCGGCGGCGAGCCCTATCCCATGCTGGCGCAGTCGATCAAGGACTACTTCCGCACCGACGAGTACGGGGCGTCGTATCTGCTGAGCCAGGCCACCGGCGAGCTGTGCCCGGCCCAGATCTGGGCGTTGCGGCAGTCCGCGGCCGGCTACACGCCCCAGCCCTAG
- a CDS encoding DUF4245 domain-containing protein: protein MTTEPDQPPGDEGQAVPALKEAKPRLLQDGRDMFWSMAPLVVGCILLAGLLGMCSFQLSGPTQGPVPTYDAPAALGSDAKTLGFPIRLPELPEGWQPNSGRRDGLDSARTDPATGQRTRALISNVGYLTPDMKYMSLTQSNADEDRLVASILPGAYPTGTAEVGGRQWVVYEAVSENGRNEPLWTTRIGATQLAITGAGSPEQFQTLAAATQAQSPLPST, encoded by the coding sequence GTGACGACCGAACCGGACCAGCCGCCCGGCGACGAGGGCCAGGCGGTCCCGGCGCTCAAAGAGGCCAAGCCGCGGTTGCTGCAGGACGGTCGCGACATGTTCTGGTCCATGGCGCCGCTGGTGGTGGGCTGCATCCTGCTGGCCGGGTTGCTGGGCATGTGTTCCTTCCAGCTCAGCGGCCCCACCCAGGGTCCGGTGCCGACCTATGACGCCCCCGCCGCGCTGGGCTCCGACGCCAAGACGTTGGGCTTTCCCATCCGGCTCCCGGAACTGCCCGAAGGGTGGCAGCCCAACTCGGGGCGCCGAGACGGCCTCGACAGTGCCCGGACCGATCCCGCCACCGGGCAGCGCACCCGGGCGCTGATCTCAAACGTCGGCTACCTGACGCCCGATATGAAGTACATGAGCCTGACCCAGAGCAACGCCGACGAAGACCGGTTGGTCGCGTCGATCCTGCCGGGCGCCTACCCGACCGGCACCGCCGAGGTGGGCGGTCGCCAGTGGGTCGTCTACGAGGCGGTATCGGAAAACGGCCGCAACGAACCGCTGTGGACCACCAGAATCGGGGCCACGCAGTTGGCCATCACCGGCGCCGGGTCACCGGAGCAGTTCCAGACGCTGGCCGCAGCGACCCAGGCGCAGTCACCGCTGCCGTCGACCTAG
- a CDS encoding polysaccharide deacetylase family protein — MAGLVAAPVASAGDVDCAVDRCVALTFDDGPGPHTDRLLRVLTAADAKATFFLVGEKVAADPLAAARINRAGMEIGNHTWSHPDLTTIPPAEVASQLSRTTDAIVQATGVRPTLMRPGFGAINNAVLAEAGRQGMAAINWDVVPYDWIHDTDLAASRALLMEQVRPGSVVLLHDTFASTVDLVAQFLPVLRANGYHLVTVSDLLGARAPGSSYGGRDNGPAVNVLQDLP, encoded by the coding sequence ATGGCGGGGCTGGTGGCGGCGCCGGTGGCATCTGCGGGTGACGTGGACTGCGCGGTGGACAGATGCGTGGCGCTGACGTTCGACGACGGGCCGGGTCCCCATACCGACCGGCTGCTGCGGGTACTCACCGCCGCCGACGCCAAGGCGACGTTCTTCCTGGTGGGGGAGAAGGTGGCCGCAGACCCGTTGGCGGCCGCCCGAATCAATCGGGCGGGCATGGAGATCGGCAACCACACCTGGAGCCATCCGGACCTGACGACCATCCCGCCGGCCGAGGTGGCTTCTCAACTGAGCCGGACCACCGACGCGATCGTGCAAGCCACCGGTGTGCGGCCCACCCTGATGCGGCCCGGGTTCGGAGCGATCAACAACGCCGTGCTGGCCGAGGCGGGCCGACAGGGGATGGCGGCGATCAACTGGGACGTGGTGCCGTATGACTGGATCCACGACACCGACCTCGCGGCATCCCGCGCCCTGCTGATGGAACAGGTCAGGCCCGGCTCGGTGGTGCTGCTGCACGACACCTTCGCCTCCACGGTGGACCTGGTGGCGCAGTTCCTGCCGGTGTTGCGCGCCAACGGGTATCACCTCGTCACGGTCAGCGACCTGCTGGGCGCCCGGGCCCCGGGTAGCAGTTACGGCGGTCGCGACAACGGCCCGGCGGTGAACGTGCTACAAGACCTGCCATGA
- the glpX gene encoding class II fructose-bisphosphatase: MSAPSEPPARRREAPDRNLALELVRVTEAGAMAAGRWVGRGDKEGGDGAAVDAMRELVNSVSMRGVVVIGEGEKDNAPMLYNGEEVGNGDGPDCDFAVDPVDGTTLMSKGMPNAISVLAVAERGAMFDPSAVFYMHKIAVGPDVADFIDITSPISANIQRIAKVRKASVADVTVCILDRPRHAKLMEEVRLAGARIRLISDGDVAGAISACRPESGTDMLVGIGGTPEGIIAAAAIRCMGGAIQAKLAPTDDDERQKAIDRGYDLDRVLTTEDLVSGENVFFCATGVTDGDLLKGVRFFGGGCTTQSIVMRSKSGTVRMIEAYHRLSKLNEYSAVNFTGDKSAAYPLP, translated from the coding sequence ATGAGTGCACCGTCCGAGCCGCCTGCCCGCCGCCGCGAAGCCCCTGACCGCAACCTCGCCCTCGAACTGGTACGTGTCACCGAGGCCGGCGCCATGGCCGCAGGCCGGTGGGTGGGCCGCGGCGACAAGGAAGGTGGCGACGGCGCCGCCGTCGACGCCATGCGTGAGCTGGTCAATTCCGTGTCCATGCGCGGCGTCGTCGTGATCGGTGAGGGCGAGAAGGACAACGCCCCGATGCTCTACAACGGCGAAGAGGTGGGCAACGGCGACGGGCCGGACTGCGACTTCGCCGTCGACCCGGTGGACGGCACCACGCTGATGAGCAAGGGCATGCCCAACGCCATCTCGGTGCTCGCCGTCGCCGAGCGCGGCGCGATGTTCGATCCGTCCGCGGTGTTCTACATGCACAAGATCGCCGTCGGACCCGATGTGGCCGACTTCATCGACATCACCTCACCCATCTCGGCGAACATCCAGCGCATCGCCAAGGTGCGCAAAGCGTCCGTCGCCGACGTCACGGTGTGCATCCTGGACCGGCCTCGGCACGCCAAGCTGATGGAGGAGGTGCGTTTGGCGGGCGCGCGCATCCGGCTGATCTCCGACGGCGACGTCGCCGGCGCCATCTCCGCGTGCCGGCCGGAGTCGGGCACCGACATGCTGGTCGGTATCGGTGGCACCCCGGAGGGCATCATCGCCGCGGCGGCCATCCGCTGCATGGGCGGCGCCATCCAGGCCAAGCTGGCACCCACCGACGACGACGAACGCCAGAAGGCGATCGACCGGGGCTACGACCTGGACCGGGTATTGACCACCGAAGACCTGGTGTCCGGGGAGAACGTCTTCTTCTGCGCCACCGGCGTCACCGACGGCGACCTGCTCAAGGGCGTGCGCTTCTTCGGTGGCGGCTGCACCACACAGTCGATCGTGATGCGCTCGAAGTCCGGCACCGTCCGGATGATCGAGGCCTACCACCGGCTGTCCAAGCTCAACGAATACTCCGCGGTGAACTTCACCGGGGACAAGTCCGCCGCCTATCCACTTCCGTAA
- a CDS encoding nuclear transport factor 2 family protein, producing the protein METADLQDVLRRLDLLESERAVRAVKAHYMQWADEKRRLGMGELFWDDAVWEELDHGGATIPGARWVGRDAIAQMFNESPDRLSFTVHYLTNEKITVVGDTAVGRWKLLEPCTVRDETAVWQGGHYIDDFERRDGVWKISHLRLTLDFQTPYHEGWLRAPFLESAQS; encoded by the coding sequence ATGGAGACAGCTGATCTGCAGGATGTCCTGCGTCGGCTGGACCTCCTGGAGTCCGAGCGTGCCGTACGGGCGGTCAAAGCCCACTACATGCAATGGGCGGACGAGAAGCGGCGCCTGGGTATGGGAGAACTCTTCTGGGACGACGCCGTGTGGGAGGAACTCGACCACGGCGGCGCCACCATCCCCGGCGCGCGGTGGGTAGGGCGCGATGCCATCGCGCAGATGTTCAACGAGAGTCCCGACCGACTCTCCTTCACCGTCCACTACCTGACGAACGAAAAGATCACCGTCGTCGGTGACACCGCGGTGGGTAGGTGGAAACTGCTGGAGCCCTGCACTGTTCGTGATGAAACCGCAGTGTGGCAGGGCGGTCATTACATCGATGACTTCGAGCGGCGTGACGGCGTGTGGAAGATCAGCCATCTGCGCCTGACCCTGGATTTCCAGACCCCTTACCACGAGGGTTGGCTGCGGGCACCGTTCCTCGAGAGCGCGCAGTCATGA
- a CDS encoding class II fumarate hydratase, with amino-acid sequence MTADDAVEYRIEHDTMGEVRVPKTALWRAQTQRAVENFPISGRGLERTQIRALGLLKAACAQVNKDLGLLDAEKADAIIAAAGEIAEGLHDDQFPIDVFQTGSGTSSNMNANEVIASIAAANGVTVHPNDHVNMSQSSNDTFPTATHIAATEAAVRHLIPALEVLHESLAGKARQWRTTVKSGRTHLMDAVPVTLGQEFGGYARQVQAGIERVKATLPRLGELAIGGTAVGTGLNAPDDFGPKVVEVLVADTGLAELRIAEDHFEAQAARDGLVEASGALKTIAVSLTKIANDIRWMGSGPLTGLGELQLPDLQPGSSIMPGKVNPVIPEAVTQVAAQVIGNDAAVAVGGLSGAFELNVYIPMMARNILESFTLLANVSKLFAGRCIDGLVANEARLQELAESSPSIVTPLNSAIGYEEAAAVAKQALKEKKTIRQTVIDRGLIGDKLSEAELDKRLDVLAMAKVKDGD; translated from the coding sequence ATGACCGCCGACGACGCCGTCGAGTACCGCATCGAGCACGACACCATGGGTGAAGTGCGCGTCCCCAAGACCGCGCTCTGGCGCGCGCAGACCCAGCGGGCCGTGGAGAACTTCCCCATCTCCGGACGCGGCCTGGAACGCACCCAGATTCGCGCGCTGGGGCTGCTGAAGGCGGCGTGCGCACAGGTCAACAAGGACCTCGGGCTGCTCGACGCCGAGAAGGCGGACGCCATCATCGCCGCCGCCGGTGAGATCGCCGAGGGTCTGCACGACGATCAGTTCCCCATCGACGTGTTCCAGACCGGCTCGGGCACCAGCTCCAACATGAACGCCAATGAGGTCATCGCGTCCATCGCCGCAGCCAACGGTGTGACGGTGCATCCCAACGACCATGTGAACATGTCGCAGAGCTCCAATGACACCTTCCCCACCGCCACTCATATCGCGGCGACGGAAGCTGCTGTGCGGCATCTCATTCCGGCGCTGGAGGTGCTGCACGAGTCGCTGGCAGGCAAGGCCCGGCAGTGGCGCACCACGGTCAAGTCCGGGCGTACGCACCTGATGGACGCCGTACCGGTGACGCTGGGCCAGGAGTTCGGCGGGTACGCCCGACAGGTGCAGGCCGGCATCGAACGAGTCAAGGCGACGCTGCCCCGCCTGGGTGAGTTGGCCATCGGCGGCACCGCCGTCGGCACCGGCCTCAACGCGCCGGACGACTTCGGCCCCAAGGTGGTCGAGGTCCTGGTGGCCGACACCGGTCTGGCCGAATTGCGCATCGCCGAAGACCATTTCGAGGCCCAGGCCGCTCGTGACGGCCTGGTCGAGGCCTCCGGCGCCCTCAAGACCATTGCGGTGTCACTGACCAAGATCGCCAACGACATCCGCTGGATGGGCTCGGGCCCGCTGACCGGTCTGGGCGAGTTGCAGCTGCCGGACCTGCAGCCGGGTAGCTCGATCATGCCGGGCAAGGTCAACCCCGTCATCCCCGAGGCCGTCACCCAGGTGGCCGCGCAGGTGATCGGTAACGACGCCGCCGTCGCCGTCGGCGGTCTGTCCGGCGCCTTCGAGCTCAACGTCTACATCCCGATGATGGCCCGCAACATCCTCGAGTCGTTCACGCTGCTGGCCAACGTGTCCAAGCTGTTCGCCGGACGCTGCATCGACGGTCTGGTGGCCAACGAGGCACGCCTGCAGGAGCTGGCGGAGTCGTCGCCGTCGATCGTGACGCCGCTGAACTCGGCCATCGGCTACGAGGAAGCCGCCGCGGTGGCCAAGCAGGCGCTCAAGGAGAAGAAGACCATCCGGCAGACCGTGATCGACCGCGGCCTCATCGGCGACAAGCTGTCCGAGGCCGAGTTGGACAAGCGCCTCGACGTGCTGGCCATGGCCAAGGTGAAAGACGGCGACTGA